GCTCTTGCTGCTTCGATGGAAGCGTTCAATGATAACAGATTTGTCTGCTCTGCAATATCGTTGATAACAGCGATTATTTCTGTAATTGCCTTTGACTCATTACTTAGTTCTTCAATTTCCTGAATAGTATCATTTGTAATCTGAATGCTTGCACCGGTTGCTTTATTTAATTCATCTACCACATGAATACCATCTGTAACAACACTTTTTGTATCATTAGAAATCTTCTCAATGGCGATGGAATTCTCATGAACGAGGTTAATCTGATTAGCAAGTGCATCGGTCTGATGTAAGCAACGCTCAGCATCGGAAGCCTGTTGGGTGATTCCCTGTTGTATTTCGGAAATTGCTTTTGATATATCTTGTGAAGCAGTTAATAATAATTCAGAATTCTGTGATACATTTTGAGAGGAACTTATAACTGCTTCACCAATGGAAGACGCTTTTGTAATCAGCATCTTCATATTTCTAATCATATGATTAATGCTATCTGATAAAACAAGGAATTCATCTTTTCTCTTGGTTTGAACTTCTACCGTCAAGTCACCGCCTGCGGCTTTTGATAGAGAACCAATAATCGCTTTAATGTCTTTATCTATTCCTGCAGCAACCACAACACCTATTAAACCTGCAATAATTCCTGCAACAAGCACGATAACTATTGCTAACAGTCGAATGGAATTCGCTTGACTAGTAATCTCAGAAACTGGTACCAGAGCCGCTATAGCAGCGCCTGTATCTCCTATTTTTGTGAAGATCATCAGGTGTTCCTCTCCATGAAAGGATACTGGCATATTTCCATCCTGACTCTCACTTGTGATTATATTATTATAATAATCCTTTCCATAGAATAAGGTTTCTGTATTATCGCCATCCGGTGTAATTTCCCTTCCGTCTGCTGAAATAAATGCTACCTTACTATCTTTTGGAAGATTCATACTGGAAAGAGCATCTGAAATCACATTCATAGATACATCAAATTGCAGAAAACCGATGGGACGTCCAGACATACCCATATATTGCTTTATAAAGGTAATAGCATATGTATTAGTTGACGTATCAAATTCTGTATCAGAGAAATTATGATAGCCTGTCCAAAGTGATTTTACCTCTGTGGCTTTCTTTGCTTCTTCAGTCTCTGAGAATGATGCAAATGCATCTTTACTAGTAAAATCTCCAAGTGAAGAAATACTGGAGCCGTAATTTGCATAAATAAATATATTCTCAATGTATTGATCGGATACTGCAGTTGTCGATATAGTGTTACGTACCTTCTTTAATAAATTACTTTCTGCTATGATATCGTCCTTCAACTTTCCATTATAATATTGCTTCATATTATCATCCATAGATAACTGAACTGCTTTATCTTCGATGTTCTGCA
The nucleotide sequence above comes from Variimorphobacter saccharofermentans. Encoded proteins:
- a CDS encoding methyl-accepting chemotaxis protein — its product is MKKKVGQKTNMQKMNNGQKISFKQRISKIFHNLLHVRGSIRAKLILSFMIPVIFIIILGVAAYSSASKSIISIFTESTENMIISTGKYYDIIMQNIEDKAVQLSMDDNMKQYYNGKLKDDIIAESNLLKKVRNTISTTAVSDQYIENIFIYANYGSSISSLGDFTSKDAFASFSETEEAKKATEVKSLWTGYHNFSDTEFDTSTNTYAITFIKQYMGMSGRPIGFLQFDVSMNVISDALSSMNLPKDSKVAFISADGREITPDGDNTETLFYGKDYYNNIITSESQDGNMPVSFHGEEHLMIFTKIGDTGAAIAALVPVSEITSQANSIRLLAIVIVLVAGIIAGLIGVVVAAGIDKDIKAIIGSLSKAAGGDLTVEVQTKRKDEFLVLSDSINHMIRNMKMLITKASSIGEAVISSSQNVSQNSELLLTASQDISKAISEIQQGITQQASDAERCLHQTDALANQINLVHENSIAIEKISNDTKSVVTDGIHVVDELNKATGASIQITNDTIQEIEELSNESKAITEIIAVINDIAEQTNLLSLNASIEAARAGDAGRGFSVVADEIRKLAVKSVNSASEIEQIINNISKKTEHTAATVRQAGAISKTTEEKLKDVIMLFNNINVHVDELAIKMSNIADGIHDIDKAKNDTLNAIESISAVAEETSAASEEVDATAQQQLEAVTKMNEAAKSLNGKSSDLDASIRLFKIN